The Chryseobacterium sp. 52 genome includes a region encoding these proteins:
- a CDS encoding DUF6496 domain-containing protein — protein sequence MSKTKYSEKAQDKIGKVMHEFKEGKLKSSSGEKVTERKQAIAIGISEAREKGLKVPKKKKE from the coding sequence ATGAGCAAGACCAAATATTCAGAAAAAGCTCAGGACAAAATAGGAAAAGTCATGCATGAATTCAAAGAAGGGAAACTGAAATCCTCTTCAGGAGAAAAAGTGACCGAAAGAAAACAGGCAATTGCCATAGGTATTTCCGAAGCCCGGGAAAAAGGCTTAAAAGTACCAAAGAAGAAAAAAGAATAA
- a CDS encoding bacteriocin-like protein yields the protein MNDFFYYFRIHNPKKIIVTMKNLKKIARKQLMEVQGGVLPGMKRCLDAVTCENRIWYAATALDSPCSPTLPICMTDLMPPTE from the coding sequence ATGAATGATTTTTTTTATTACTTTAGAATCCATAATCCAAAAAAAATTATCGTTACTATGAAAAATCTTAAAAAAATCGCAAGAAAGCAATTAATGGAAGTACAGGGAGGAGTCCTACCCGGAATGAAAAGATGTTTAGATGCCGTAACATGCGAAAACAGAATTTGGTATGCCGCAACTGCGTTGGATAGTCCATGTAGCCCTACACTTCCGATTTGCATGACAGACTTAATGCCCCCTACAGAATAA
- the glgP gene encoding alpha-glucan family phosphorylase — MDFKNFKIPYSINPQYSKKTAYFSMEFAIEQVLKIYSGGLGFLAGSHMRSAYNLKQDLIGIGILWKFGYYDQARNHDQTLQPVWTKKMYSFLEDTGIKFQIEIHSAPVWVKVWYLDPETFNTAPMFFLSTDVPENDHVSKTICHKLYDANESTKLAQYILLGKGGAKLLDEINAEREVYHLNEAHGLPAAFYLLKKYNGDLNRVKEKLVFTTHTPEEAGNEKHNLKLCYDMSYFSGFSMQDVKSIEGGDDDRFNHSLCALKMARIANGVSQLHGVVSRAMWAKYPEICEITSITNAQEFKYWADKPLYNAKDENDQTVFDYRKKHLKKRLFTIVADQTGNLFNPNIFTIVWARRFAGYKRADLLLHDKERFYRLLNNPKYPVQIIWSGKPYPMDYSAISTFNTLVEESKNHKNMAVLTGYELALSKSMKQGSDLWLNNPRVPREASGTSGMTAAMNGSVNLSTDDGWIPEFAKPGENSFVVPKADYLNMSIYEQDTYDLNKLYEILENEILPTYYDNPDRWRKIQYNAMNDVKEHFNSDRMADEYYKILYK; from the coding sequence ATGGATTTTAAAAACTTTAAAATACCTTACAGCATCAATCCACAATATTCTAAAAAAACCGCCTATTTCTCAATGGAATTTGCCATTGAACAGGTTTTAAAAATATATTCGGGAGGCTTGGGATTCCTGGCAGGATCTCATATGAGAAGTGCATACAACCTTAAACAGGATCTTATCGGGATCGGAATTCTATGGAAGTTCGGCTATTATGATCAGGCCAGAAACCATGATCAGACCCTGCAGCCGGTATGGACAAAAAAGATGTACAGCTTCCTTGAAGATACGGGAATCAAATTCCAGATAGAAATCCACAGCGCGCCGGTGTGGGTAAAAGTATGGTACCTGGATCCTGAAACGTTCAATACAGCACCAATGTTTTTCCTTTCTACAGATGTTCCTGAAAATGATCATGTTTCTAAAACAATCTGCCATAAATTATATGATGCCAACGAATCTACAAAGCTTGCCCAATATATTCTATTAGGTAAAGGTGGCGCAAAATTACTGGATGAAATAAACGCGGAAAGAGAGGTCTACCATCTGAATGAAGCCCACGGACTTCCAGCTGCATTCTATCTGTTGAAAAAATACAACGGTGATCTTAACAGAGTAAAAGAAAAATTAGTCTTTACGACCCATACTCCGGAAGAGGCAGGAAATGAAAAACATAATCTGAAACTGTGTTATGATATGTCTTATTTTTCCGGGTTCAGTATGCAGGATGTAAAAAGTATTGAGGGAGGGGATGATGACCGTTTCAATCATTCATTATGTGCTTTGAAAATGGCAAGAATAGCCAATGGTGTTTCCCAGCTGCATGGTGTAGTTTCCAGAGCAATGTGGGCGAAATATCCCGAAATCTGCGAAATTACGTCTATTACCAATGCACAGGAATTTAAATATTGGGCAGATAAACCGCTCTACAATGCTAAAGACGAAAATGATCAAACTGTTTTCGATTACCGCAAAAAACACTTAAAAAAGAGGCTTTTCACAATCGTAGCTGACCAAACAGGAAATCTCTTCAATCCAAATATTTTCACTATTGTCTGGGCAAGAAGATTTGCAGGCTATAAACGGGCAGACTTACTTCTACATGATAAAGAAAGATTCTACAGATTATTGAACAATCCTAAATATCCGGTACAAATCATCTGGTCCGGGAAGCCTTATCCTATGGATTATTCTGCAATTTCTACTTTTAATACCCTGGTAGAAGAAAGTAAGAATCACAAAAATATGGCTGTCCTTACCGGCTACGAACTTGCTTTAAGTAAGTCTATGAAACAGGGTTCTGATCTATGGCTTAATAACCCTAGAGTGCCGAGAGAAGCTTCCGGAACTTCAGGAATGACGGCTGCGATGAACGGATCAGTCAATCTTTCTACTGATGACGGATGGATCCCTGAGTTTGCCAAACCGGGAGAGAATTCATTTGTCGTCCCTAAAGCAGATTACTTAAATATGAGTATCTATGAACAGGATACCTATGACCTGAATAAGCTATATGAAATTCTTGAAAACGAAATTCTTCCAACCTATTACGATAATCCTGACCGGTGGAGAAAAATCCAATACAATGCTATGAACGATGTTAAGGAACATTTTAACAGCGACCGGATGGCGGACGAGTATTATAAAATATTGTATAAATAA